One genomic segment of Burkholderiaceae bacterium includes these proteins:
- a CDS encoding phasin family protein → MMLTPEQFVASQKANLETLNGLTNKAFEGVEKLVELNLQATKAALTESQSHAQALLSVKDAQELLSIQASLFQPLAEKAAAYSRHLYDIASGTSSEFSKAFETRVAEGQAQFASLVDSAAKNAPAGSDTAVAMMKSAVAAANNAFESVQKAVKQASDMAEANFNAVATSATNAAKNATVVTAKKR, encoded by the coding sequence ATCATGCTGACCCCCGAGCAATTCGTCGCCTCGCAAAAAGCCAACCTCGAGACCCTCAACGGCCTGACCAACAAGGCCTTCGAAGGCGTCGAGAAGCTGGTCGAGCTGAACCTGCAAGCCACCAAGGCCGCGCTGACCGAGTCGCAGTCCCACGCCCAGGCGCTGCTGTCCGTCAAGGACGCGCAAGAGCTGCTGAGCATCCAGGCCAGCCTGTTCCAGCCCCTGGCCGAGAAGGCCGCCGCCTACAGCCGTCATCTGTACGACATCGCTTCCGGCACCAGCAGCGAATTCAGCAAGGCCTTTGAAACCCGCGTGGCCGAAGGCCAGGCCCAGTTCGCCTCGCTGGTGGACAGCGCCGCCAAGAACGCCCCCGCCGGCTCCGACACCGCCGTCGCCATGATGAAGAGCGCCGTGGCTGCCGCCAACAACGCCTTCGAATCGGTGCAAAAGGCCGTCAAGCAAGCCTCGGACATGGCCGAAGCCAACTTCAACGCCGTGGCCACCAGCGCCACCAACGCCGCGAAGAACGCCACCGTCGTGACCGCCAAGAAGCGCTGA